Proteins encoded together in one Planctopirus ephydatiae window:
- a CDS encoding UbiD family decarboxylase, translating to MKTVCSIGAFVQALATQSQASHGFDLASSGRAAEAELIRITVAVDPREELFEIVRQIDQLTEFPPVIVFDDVRGSQFPVVVNLLATEQRCAQMLGVPHWNDISQLFPFSRSINSEAKGFLWSTATEPIIRQRTVASQQVIRLGGEVDLGTLPGIYRQTQSPHPVLFHAHSVTRGTGGDRSVDRCHLSILDGKTLICDWPLGSAAPRHLEEARAAGQPLPVAFVIGSDTASYAMDGRWLNLHPACWGRDVWEFLGRQRESGFVVARARTSDIDVAGDAEMILEGVIDTGVVNVPHHLETRRSGWQSEVAEFPLARITAITHKALPLVPMVLPETRESHLADRLLEQVSRSRLSSIIPELNELYFPALQEGHQLIVASLKSSDVGRARQLIHAIWSLPILSEAKLVIIVDNDVDIRDQSAVWRAIVREAGFPEDIEYSRGTGVPWSKPPSSVEFLSRQNPGMPLIFSGQKIGIDATRKKRVSDSDDQLSRATIEKVKARWDEYGLSEYLRTPGLL from the coding sequence ATGAAGACTGTCTGTTCGATTGGGGCATTCGTTCAGGCGCTGGCAACTCAATCCCAAGCCTCGCACGGTTTTGACCTGGCCTCTTCGGGAAGAGCGGCTGAAGCGGAATTGATTCGCATCACCGTCGCGGTCGATCCTCGGGAAGAACTCTTCGAGATTGTTCGCCAGATCGACCAACTCACAGAATTTCCACCCGTCATCGTGTTCGACGATGTTCGGGGCAGTCAGTTTCCAGTCGTGGTGAATCTGCTGGCAACGGAACAGCGCTGTGCCCAAATGCTCGGTGTGCCTCACTGGAACGACATCAGCCAACTGTTTCCATTCAGCCGGTCCATAAACTCGGAAGCGAAAGGTTTTCTCTGGAGCACAGCGACAGAGCCAATCATCAGACAGCGAACAGTGGCCTCACAGCAGGTGATCCGTCTGGGAGGCGAGGTTGATCTCGGCACTCTTCCAGGCATTTACCGACAGACCCAGAGCCCTCATCCAGTCCTGTTTCATGCACATTCGGTAACAAGAGGAACTGGAGGCGATCGATCGGTTGATCGATGTCATCTGTCAATTCTCGACGGCAAAACCTTGATTTGTGATTGGCCTCTGGGGAGTGCTGCCCCGAGACATCTGGAAGAAGCTCGAGCTGCTGGGCAGCCCTTGCCTGTGGCCTTCGTGATTGGCTCGGATACGGCCAGCTACGCCATGGATGGCCGCTGGTTGAACCTGCATCCGGCATGCTGGGGTCGTGATGTTTGGGAGTTTCTCGGTCGACAACGAGAGTCTGGCTTTGTGGTGGCCAGGGCTCGAACTTCCGACATCGATGTCGCGGGTGACGCTGAGATGATCCTCGAAGGGGTCATCGATACAGGCGTTGTCAATGTGCCACATCATCTGGAAACTCGCCGCTCTGGTTGGCAATCTGAGGTGGCTGAGTTTCCTTTGGCCCGGATTACTGCCATTACACACAAGGCTTTGCCACTCGTGCCGATGGTCTTGCCGGAGACCCGGGAATCACATTTGGCTGATCGACTTCTGGAGCAGGTATCCCGAAGCCGGTTGTCGTCGATCATTCCGGAACTAAATGAACTTTACTTCCCTGCCCTGCAGGAAGGCCATCAACTGATCGTTGCCAGTCTGAAAAGTTCCGACGTTGGGCGAGCTCGACAGTTAATCCATGCCATCTGGTCGCTGCCGATCTTGAGCGAAGCCAAGCTGGTGATCATTGTAGACAATGACGTCGACATCCGTGATCAATCGGCCGTCTGGCGGGCAATTGTCCGGGAGGCCGGCTTTCCTGAAGATATCGAATATTCCAGAGGAACTGGTGTCCCCTGGTCAAAACCACCGAGTTCCGTCGAGTTCTTATCCCGGCAAAATCCTGGAATGCCATTGATTTTTTCGGGTCAAAAGATCGGGATTGATGCCACTCGTAAAAAGCGCGTATCAGACTCAGATGATCAATTAAGCCGTGCGACGATTGAAAAAGTCAAAGCCCGCTGGGATGAATACGGGTTGTCAGAATACTTGAGAACGCCTGGACTCTTGTAA